In the bacterium genome, CTGATGGCGCGGCAGAGGTAGGCTGTTCAAGGGTCGTCTCCTTCTCATAGGTTCCAGTCTTCAGGTCGCGCCGGAGGCGCGCAAACGGAATTGTGGTGCGCCGGGGGCGTGCAGCGCGATACGGACCTTTACGGAATCGGACGTACCAGGTTGCCACCCTTCCGTCACCTGCTCACGATCGAGCAGTGCGTGCGCTGGGCAGAAGACTCCAGTGCAAGATGATCGAGGCGTAGGCGTGGTCCTTGAGTCAGCGCTCAATCACTGGGAGGATGCCAGCCGGCGCTCACCCAGTATCGTCTCGACCTGACGAGAGGCCGCCGATTGAGTCGTAGGGTATTCACCGTCGCCCGTCCGATCGGGGTCTTGCCGAGTATTCGAGCTCCGGCGTCTACCCAGGCGAAATGCTCGTTCCAGGCATCGTGTCGTGGATTGAACAGCAGGACGATGCGTCCGCTTTCCGGATCTTCGGCAGTGTAGCGATCTCCCTTGTATTCATTACAAAATGAGCAGGCCAGCCAAAGATTCTCTTCCGCTGTGAGCCCTCCAAGAGACTTGGGGAAAATGTGTTCTATCTCCATCGGAGCGCCTACGATCGCTTCCTGGCTCAGGCAGTAGCCGCAGCGATCGCGGGCCTGTTCGGAGATGCGTTGGCGGAGAGCTTTGGGAACGTAGGAGGATGTCATGTTTCGGTGAGTATCACCGACACGTCATGACCACGCTCCTTGAGCAGGGCCGCTGCTCGGGCGCGAACCAGCATGTTCCGTTCGTAGTTGCGAAGGAGGCGGGCCAAGGTGCTCCTCTCCTCGTCGGACAATCCTCTGTCGCGCTGCTTGAAGTGAAGCGCTTCGAGTCTCTCGGTGGTTTCGACGGAGAGCCGGTTCCTGGCAGCTCGCCAGAGCTCTTCGTCGTCCTCGGTCTCGAGCTCCGTCACCGCTGCCTCCAGGTCTGGTGGCAAGGTCTCGTCTTCGGGATGGGCGGTGGAGACCACGTCCACAAGCTCGGCCTCCACCGTACGATGAGTTCGCTCCGCAAGCCGCTTGTACCGAGCGAAGACGGAGCCGGGCAGATTCAGTGTGACGGCTTGAGATGACATCGCGCTTCGTCTCTCCTTGTGGTCTCTGAGGCTTGTGAGCCTCATGGTGGCGTCGATCCTATCAGGGACGCAGGGCTTGCCTGTAATGGATGGACGCGCGAGCGCGTGTCTCAATAGCTGTCCTGATGCACCCCCGTCACCGCCCGCCCCGACGGATCTGCCCGCCCGGCGAAGGAGGCGTCCCAGGCGATGGCGGTGGGGGTGGAGCAGGCGATCGACGGGCCTTCGGGCACCATGGCGACGGTGTGGTCGCCGGGGAAGTGGGATTCGAAGATCGAGCG is a window encoding:
- the asnB gene encoding asparagine synthase B (functions in asparagine biosynthesis; converts glutamine, aspartate, ATP, and water to glutamate, asparagine, pyrophosphate and AMP), yielding RSIFESHFPGDHTVAMVPEGPSIACSTPTAIAWDASFAGRADPSGRAVTGVHQDSY
- a CDS encoding HNH endonuclease, with translation MTSSYVPKALRQRISEQARDRCGYCLSQEAIVGAPMEIEHIFPKSLGGLTAEENLWLACSFCNEYKGDRYTAEDPESGRIVLLFNPRHDAWNEHFAWVDAGARILGKTPIGRATVNTLRLNRRPLVRSRRYWVSAGWHPPSD